One Fibrobacter sp. UWB16 DNA window includes the following coding sequences:
- a CDS encoding ABC transporter permease subunit: MVILKYELRRHRTYILGWAIALAACIFFMTPTYYSFLDAASVELFETMGTTDFYRSVGVSMEYLTSPLGIYGFLTSFFMIASGVFGMHFGISIHTRECTEGTSEYLFTKPFPRKAIYWAKAWTVFVGVAIVGAAYLLASLFAMATFRSGTPWGEFFLIALSLTLVTLFFAAMGLMVGVLFSRNRSPLLTAGLVVFVEYCITSFSNIVSNRAISFLSPYSFFGAAEISKAGFYDLRYLGWCVLLFALFLVLSYGVFLKKDIQFRS; encoded by the coding sequence ATGGTCATTTTGAAATATGAACTGAGAAGGCATCGAACCTATATCCTGGGCTGGGCCATCGCCTTGGCTGCGTGCATCTTTTTCATGACACCGACTTATTACAGCTTTCTGGATGCGGCCTCCGTGGAACTCTTTGAAACCATGGGCACCACGGACTTTTACAGGAGCGTCGGCGTATCGATGGAATACCTGACCTCTCCGCTGGGTATTTACGGGTTCCTGACCAGCTTTTTCATGATTGCCTCCGGCGTTTTCGGGATGCACTTCGGCATTTCCATTCACACCAGAGAATGTACGGAAGGAACCTCGGAATACCTGTTTACAAAGCCCTTTCCCCGGAAAGCAATTTATTGGGCAAAGGCATGGACGGTGTTTGTCGGCGTGGCGATCGTGGGTGCGGCGTATCTGCTGGCTTCCCTTTTCGCCATGGCAACATTCCGTTCCGGAACTCCTTGGGGAGAGTTTTTCCTGATTGCCCTGTCCCTGACCCTTGTGACGCTGTTCTTCGCTGCAATGGGGCTGATGGTGGGAGTTTTGTTTTCCCGCAACCGCAGTCCGCTGCTGACTGCCGGTTTGGTTGTGTTCGTTGAGTATTGCATTACCAGCTTCTCCAACATCGTCAGTAACCGGGCTATCAGTTTTCTGTCTCCCTACTCGTTCTTCGGAGCCGCCGAGATCTCCAAAGCCGGCTTCTATGACCTCCGGTATCTTGGGTGGTGCGTGCTGCTGTTTGCCTTGTTTTTGGTGCTTTCTTACGGTGTCTTTCTGAAAAAAGACATTCAGTTCCGCAGCTAA
- a CDS encoding ABC transporter permease subunit, with product MKTLIKNEFRQTRRLLLIWLGIMLLLCGFCYFELLSLRDSLDEMAAMVSQFPRLIMIMFGVKGDLTTSTGWYVCIYFWEGLLAFPYAMSLGLSCVAREKKFGTSEYLFTKPVKRKTIVLAKVIVSAVNLLVFALFSGVCNYFTIVLPLGGLDQPGAVLSTTMGMFFTQTLFFALGLLFSSVLRSYKAAVRTGTISMLAAYGLAFTAEYTGNHFLDYLTPLRYFDVYEVALHGFHLPYLVLTIVVAGICVAAALDQWKRREL from the coding sequence ATGAAAACATTGATTAAAAATGAATTCCGCCAAACCAGAAGACTTTTGCTGATCTGGCTGGGAATCATGCTGCTTCTGTGCGGTTTCTGCTATTTTGAGCTTCTGTCCCTACGGGACAGTCTGGATGAAATGGCAGCGATGGTCAGCCAATTTCCGAGACTGATCATGATCATGTTCGGAGTCAAAGGCGACTTGACGACATCCACCGGCTGGTATGTGTGCATCTATTTCTGGGAGGGACTGCTGGCGTTTCCTTATGCCATGTCTTTGGGACTGTCCTGTGTGGCAAGGGAAAAGAAATTCGGAACATCGGAATACCTGTTCACAAAGCCTGTGAAGCGGAAAACCATTGTTCTGGCGAAGGTGATCGTTTCGGCAGTGAACCTGCTGGTGTTCGCCCTGTTCAGCGGCGTGTGTAATTATTTCACGATCGTTCTTCCTTTGGGCGGTCTGGATCAGCCGGGAGCGGTGCTTTCCACAACGATGGGAATGTTCTTTACCCAGACTCTCTTTTTTGCCCTGGGTCTGCTGTTTTCCAGTGTGCTTCGATCCTATAAGGCTGCGGTGCGGACAGGAACAATTTCCATGCTGGCTGCCTATGGGTTGGCCTTTACTGCCGAGTACACAGGAAATCATTTCCTGGACTACCTGACCCCATTGCGTTATTTTGATGTGTACGAGGTAGCACTGCACGGTTTCCACCTTCCCTATCTCGTCTTAACGATCGTTGTGGCAGGTATTTGTGTCGCAGCTGCCCTGGATCAGTGGAAACGGCGGGAATTGTGA
- a CDS encoding nuclear transport factor 2 family protein, with the protein MLRPKEIVCKWVDAFNNHDVEAIMSLYHDNATNHQVTNDPVIGIDAIREMFTAEFATADMTAIVENIFEDGQWAILEWKDPLGLRGCGFFHVVNGKILFQRGYWDKLSFLKQHNLPIESL; encoded by the coding sequence ATGTTACGGCCAAAAGAAATAGTATGTAAATGGGTAGATGCCTTTAACAACCATGATGTAGAGGCAATTATGAGCTTGTACCATGATAACGCAACCAATCATCAGGTGACCAATGATCCCGTGATTGGGATAGATGCAATCCGTGAAATGTTTACAGCAGAATTTGCCACTGCCGATATGACTGCCATTGTAGAGAATATCTTTGAAGATGGACAGTGGGCGATTTTAGAATGGAAGGACCCTCTGGGACTGCGGGGATGCGGCTTCTTCCATGTTGTGAATGGTAAAATTCTGTTTCAGAGAGGATATTGGGATAAGCTGTCTTTTCTGAAGCAGCATAATTTGCCTATTGAATCGTTGTGA
- a CDS encoding KilA-N domain-containing protein: MKIKVMDAEISVQRIGNDDYISLTDMAHSQMQEHIIFKWLSNKNTIEYLGEWESLYNPNFNYTEFGTIKNAAGSNNFVLSAKQWILSTNAQGIVAKTGRYGGTFAHRDIAYHFGMWISPRFQLLLVREYQRLKEAEQAKFGWSVRRELSKINYHIHTDTIKQNLIPATLTKQQVNMVYANEADVLNVALFGFTAKEWRNAHDDLQGNVRDYATVNQLICLSNMESLNSVLIKEGLPQPERLQKLNQIAISQMTVLESIGENKLLK; this comes from the coding sequence ATGAAAATAAAGGTTATGGATGCAGAAATTTCCGTACAGAGAATCGGCAATGACGACTACATTTCGTTGACCGACATGGCCCATAGTCAAATGCAAGAACACATCATATTCAAATGGCTGAGCAATAAAAACACCATTGAATATCTAGGAGAATGGGAGTCTTTGTACAACCCGAATTTTAATTATACCGAATTCGGTACAATTAAAAATGCTGCAGGAAGCAACAATTTTGTTCTTTCGGCTAAGCAATGGATACTCTCAACAAATGCTCAAGGAATTGTAGCCAAAACAGGACGATATGGCGGAACTTTTGCACATAGAGATATAGCGTATCATTTCGGAATGTGGATTAGCCCCAGATTTCAACTATTATTGGTTCGCGAATACCAACGCCTCAAAGAAGCTGAACAAGCCAAGTTCGGCTGGTCTGTACGCCGTGAGCTCTCTAAAATCAACTACCACATTCATACGGACACCATCAAACAGAATTTGATCCCGGCAACACTCACAAAACAGCAAGTGAATATGGTTTACGCTAATGAAGCAGATGTTTTAAATGTTGCTTTATTTGGATTTACTGCTAAAGAATGGCGCAATGCGCATGACGATTTGCAAGGCAACGTCCGCGATTATGCAACAGTAAACCAGCTAATTTGCCTTTCGAACATGGAGTCGTTAAATTCAGTTCTGATCAAGGAAGGCTTGCCACAACCAGAGCGGTTGCAAAAACTGAATCAGATTGCGATTTCGCAGATGACCGTGCTAGAATCTATCGGAGAAAATAAACTGCTAAAATAA
- a CDS encoding tetratricopeptide repeat protein — protein MKVFILVLLFVISSFAAQSSFDLMERANALYRSGKFKQAILLYRKAEDRGADPVAVSFNIANSYYQMDKYPEAAAAYRKAVDYSEGNFAPALFNMASVYFRLKQFPECIAVYHRALKLDPDNISGWLYLGEAYSKTGDKVGALRAIENAYRLDKNDISIVYQLSEANIALNDFDRAVAVIREGYTLHPEESDFLVYLGDVYRLNKNFEESANAYREALSVKIDDTQIMYKLADVLAEDKKPYIAMEILNNILQIKPVFSDAAIFMGNLAYDAKFYDRAEYAYELAAKNGNAEAVFGFKNMAYDAHAQKRTEESVRLLNVALKYFPDDATLTADLLEIQSGK, from the coding sequence ATGAAAGTGTTTATTCTTGTTTTGCTTTTTGTAATTTCGTCGTTTGCGGCGCAATCGTCTTTTGACTTGATGGAACGCGCAAACGCCCTTTATCGCAGTGGAAAATTCAAGCAAGCTATCCTCTTGTACCGCAAGGCCGAAGACCGCGGCGCCGATCCCGTTGCCGTGAGTTTCAACATCGCCAATAGCTATTACCAGATGGACAAATATCCCGAGGCGGCCGCCGCCTACCGCAAGGCTGTGGACTATTCCGAAGGCAATTTTGCACCCGCACTTTTCAATATGGCTAGCGTCTACTTCCGCTTAAAACAATTCCCGGAATGCATTGCCGTTTACCACCGTGCGCTCAAACTCGACCCCGATAACATTTCCGGCTGGCTTTACCTCGGTGAGGCTTACTCCAAAACCGGCGACAAAGTCGGAGCCCTCCGCGCCATCGAAAATGCTTACCGCCTCGACAAAAATGACATCAGCATCGTTTACCAGCTCTCCGAAGCGAACATTGCTCTGAATGACTTTGACCGAGCCGTTGCCGTAATTCGCGAAGGCTACACGCTCCATCCCGAAGAATCCGATTTCTTAGTTTATCTTGGTGATGTTTACCGCCTGAACAAGAATTTTGAAGAAAGCGCCAACGCCTACCGCGAAGCCCTCAGCGTGAAAATTGACGACACGCAAATTATGTACAAGCTTGCCGATGTCCTTGCCGAAGACAAAAAGCCCTACATCGCCATGGAAATCTTAAATAACATTTTGCAAATCAAGCCCGTTTTTTCCGATGCCGCCATCTTCATGGGAAACCTCGCATACGATGCCAAGTTCTATGATCGCGCCGAATATGCCTACGAGCTTGCTGCTAAAAACGGGAATGCCGAAGCCGTCTTTGGTTTCAAGAATATGGCCTACGATGCCCACGCGCAAAAACGCACAGAAGAATCCGTGCGCCTCTTGAATGTCGCTTTAAAATATTTCCCTGACGACGCCACTCTCACGGCGGACTTGCTCGAAATTCAGTCCGGAAAGTGA
- a CDS encoding energy transducer TonB yields the protein MQKFIKKFLKRFTILLAAILASLVLVFSVTMANLFLTGKIFYEKKFVKTEVSVKKVEEVEKKIEKKRTARKPNRQKSNSRSPKAGPRFAMALGAVSGTAGAAINSELVADFRGGALSTEKGDVDKKPENRSMPNFQVPPQIRDREIDAMLRLSFCVDVGGRAYDIKVIEESPAGSGLAQAGKDAIARMTFAPAEKDGKAVAFCGMEQPFEVKFRD from the coding sequence ATGCAAAAGTTTATAAAAAAGTTTTTAAAGCGTTTTACAATCCTTCTCGCGGCGATTCTTGCGAGCTTGGTTCTCGTATTCTCCGTGACGATGGCGAACTTGTTCTTGACGGGTAAAATCTTCTACGAAAAGAAATTCGTCAAGACCGAAGTCTCCGTGAAAAAAGTTGAAGAAGTCGAAAAGAAGATTGAGAAAAAACGCACGGCACGCAAGCCAAACCGCCAAAAGTCGAATTCTCGCTCGCCCAAAGCGGGACCGCGTTTTGCCATGGCTCTTGGCGCTGTTTCTGGTACCGCTGGGGCTGCCATTAACAGCGAACTCGTTGCTGATTTCCGTGGTGGCGCACTTTCCACTGAAAAAGGCGATGTCGATAAAAAGCCCGAAAATCGCTCCATGCCGAATTTTCAGGTGCCGCCGCAAATCCGTGACCGCGAAATAGATGCCATGCTCCGCCTCAGTTTCTGTGTGGATGTTGGCGGTCGTGCGTATGATATCAAAGTCATCGAAGAGTCTCCCGCAGGCTCTGGACTTGCGCAAGCGGGGAAGGATGCTATTGCTCGTATGACTTTTGCCCCTGCTGAAAAGGACGGCAAAGCCGTTGCTTTCTGTGGCATGGAACAACCCTTCGAAGTGAAGTTTAGAGACTAG
- a CDS encoding biopolymer transporter ExbD yields MEFNLPRRKQKDVGIEMGPLMDIVFILLIFFVVTSSFTRETGVDVTKPQAQSASQLEKENLLIAITREGTIHMNERQVDLASLQDILKQSLAKAPDREAVVIADKESETGVLVQVIDMCNLAGVKKVSIAAQAE; encoded by the coding sequence ATGGAATTTAATTTACCGAGAAGAAAACAGAAAGACGTGGGCATTGAAATGGGTCCGCTGATGGATATCGTGTTCATCTTGCTCATCTTTTTTGTGGTGACGTCGTCGTTCACTCGCGAAACGGGTGTGGATGTGACGAAACCGCAGGCGCAATCGGCGAGCCAACTTGAAAAAGAAAATTTGCTCATTGCCATCACGCGCGAAGGGACGATTCACATGAATGAACGCCAGGTGGATTTGGCGAGCCTGCAAGACATCTTGAAACAGTCTCTTGCGAAAGCGCCCGACCGCGAAGCCGTCGTGATTGCCGACAAGGAATCCGAAACTGGCGTGCTCGTTCAGGTTATTGATATGTGCAATTTGGCCGGAGTCAAGAAAGTCTCCATCGCCGCCCAAGCAGAGTAA
- a CDS encoding MotA/TolQ/ExbB proton channel family protein, translating to MTDFHYIFIESLRNTYEAGGVVMLPILLSGVVGFYFLFSSWFRIGSDFFRKDITKVVRRMQRGLTGERTVAGIESSSDEQRVQTTLTNLRKRGGFLSRELSYAIEIAQKNYDEFRDYMQVRMMKSVRYMEQGNHIVSVMAAAAPLLGLLGTVTGMVSTFEVITLYGNQNPVLMADGISEALISTQSGLLIAFPLTLMKQRLDERIEILKQEMELGATVIDNYFATRAGQRHCEP from the coding sequence ATGACTGATTTTCATTACATATTCATAGAATCCCTGCGGAATACGTACGAGGCGGGTGGCGTGGTGATGCTACCCATCCTCTTGTCGGGCGTTGTTGGATTCTATTTCCTTTTCTCGAGCTGGTTTCGCATCGGTAGCGATTTTTTCAGAAAGGATATCACTAAAGTCGTGAGGCGTATGCAGCGCGGTTTGACCGGCGAAAGAACTGTTGCTGGAATCGAATCTTCCTCTGATGAACAGCGTGTGCAGACGACTTTGACAAACCTTCGCAAACGCGGTGGATTTCTTTCAAGAGAACTTTCTTACGCGATTGAAATTGCGCAAAAAAATTATGACGAATTTCGCGATTACATGCAAGTACGCATGATGAAAAGTGTGCGCTACATGGAACAAGGAAACCACATAGTTTCTGTGATGGCTGCAGCCGCTCCGCTCTTGGGCCTGCTTGGAACGGTCACGGGAATGGTCTCGACTTTTGAGGTAATCACGTTGTACGGAAACCAGAACCCGGTGCTGATGGCGGATGGAATTTCAGAAGCCTTGATTTCGACGCAGAGCGGGCTCTTGATTGCGTTCCCGCTGACTCTTATGAAACAGCGTTTGGACGAACGCATTGAAATCTTGAAGCAGGAAATGGAACTTGGCGCAACGGTAATCGACAACTATTTTGCAACCCGAGCTGGACAACGTCATTGCGAGCCGTAG
- a CDS encoding MotA/TolQ/ExbB proton channel family protein produces the protein MNPNVILNEVKNPVKYLVIVLMLASSAFAWPWSSDKKSAEDEARIKDSLLQVEVRNLQREVETLTRIRMQKADSLEKLDAKHWSNRYAESQLTEEHQNKTRELDGRYSKLSTDLGRVTEEVMANKNVTEEAEEKSKSEEIAFDALNTQVKLSIEKTLGDVAGDYPVGMNKRLLNLKRASAEAEKKVPNTIAAVQGYMADLLARHEVTYTQSYGAELSQVGTRPDVNVNRLRLGTVFLGEVANDNGDVQALLRSGALQGKVFEWNANLPTEMAANIKAAVNQAGAVSGNATDAQATIAIPLDVLQNKAIKNSITDTKELTWTEEFKLFFKKGGIVMYPLMLVAIIALLLFLERFVMLSYRGHLGRRFTKKMDALVAEKKYEEAANLCLKKETSLAMVLFAVLNKVNDTRENAERSLQEALLREQPKLERRMGLLAAMGTIAPLLGLLGTVTGIITLFTVITEVGTNDARVLAGGISEALVTTEMGLVIAIPVMILHGLLSEKIEKITSELYVQSTSLMNKVFGKESK, from the coding sequence ATGAATCCAAACGTCATTCTGAACGAAGTGAAGAATCCAGTGAAATATCTAGTCATCGTTTTAATGCTCGCCTCATCCGCATTTGCTTGGCCGTGGTCGAGCGACAAGAAAAGCGCCGAAGACGAAGCCCGCATTAAGGATTCCTTGTTGCAAGTCGAAGTGCGCAATTTGCAGCGCGAAGTTGAAACGCTTACCCGCATCCGCATGCAAAAAGCCGATTCCCTTGAAAAGCTTGATGCCAAGCATTGGAGCAACCGGTATGCCGAATCGCAGCTGACCGAAGAACACCAGAATAAAACGCGTGAACTGGATGGTCGCTATTCCAAACTCTCGACAGATCTTGGCCGCGTCACCGAAGAAGTGATGGCAAACAAAAATGTCACCGAAGAAGCGGAAGAAAAGTCCAAGAGCGAAGAAATTGCATTCGATGCGCTCAACACGCAAGTGAAGCTTTCGATTGAAAAGACGCTTGGCGATGTGGCGGGCGATTATCCGGTCGGAATGAACAAGCGCCTTTTGAACTTGAAACGCGCCAGTGCCGAAGCCGAAAAGAAAGTGCCGAATACAATTGCTGCGGTGCAGGGCTATATGGCAGATTTGCTTGCCCGTCACGAAGTCACTTACACGCAGTCTTACGGTGCTGAACTTTCGCAGGTCGGTACGCGCCCGGATGTGAACGTGAATCGTTTGCGCTTGGGAACGGTGTTCCTCGGCGAAGTTGCAAACGACAATGGCGATGTGCAGGCGCTATTGCGCTCTGGTGCTTTGCAGGGCAAGGTCTTTGAATGGAATGCAAATCTGCCTACGGAAATGGCGGCAAACATCAAGGCTGCCGTGAACCAGGCTGGGGCGGTGTCAGGTAACGCAACGGACGCGCAGGCTACTATCGCGATTCCATTGGATGTGCTGCAGAATAAGGCCATCAAAAATTCTATCACCGATACGAAGGAACTCACTTGGACCGAAGAATTTAAATTGTTCTTCAAGAAGGGCGGTATCGTGATGTATCCGCTAATGCTCGTGGCGATCATTGCGCTCCTCTTGTTCCTAGAACGTTTCGTGATGCTTTCTTATCGCGGTCATCTCGGTCGTCGCTTCACCAAGAAGATGGATGCGCTTGTCGCTGAGAAAAAGTACGAAGAAGCTGCCAATCTTTGCCTTAAGAAAGAGACGAGCCTTGCGATGGTGCTGTTTGCTGTGCTCAACAAGGTGAACGATACGCGTGAAAATGCGGAACGCTCCCTGCAAGAAGCTTTGCTCCGTGAACAGCCGAAATTGGAACGCCGCATGGGCCTTCTGGCTGCGATGGGAACGATTGCTCCGCTCTTGGGCTTGCTTGGTACGGTGACGGGTATCATTACGCTCTTTACCGTGATTACCGAAGTCGGGACGAATGATGCTCGCGTGCTTGCGGGGGGCATTTCTGAAGCTCTTGTCACGACGGAAATGGGTCTTGTCATTGCAATCCCTGTGATGATTTTGCATGGCCTTTTGAGCGAAAAGATTGAAAAAATCACCAGCGAACTTTACGTGCAAAGCACTTCGCTTATGAATAAAGTCTTTGGAAAGGAAAGTAAGTAA
- a CDS encoding DUF3450 family protein, which produces MILIFSLSGLAFADYESEIRDLKMQKEKLNSEIQNLNTRIASTDSMLRADASHRQLLEQRYKADVERRNLEIDSLNAKIRKVASSLQQERNKQARAKNKSDNVAAKRRALRSELAKICKQLETQIAQTLPWERDKRLDRAKSLTREIESGNVTEEEAFSRMKSLVNEEIKFGDEVSVVNSPLTRKNGEIVNATILRIGNQWMVYVDENGASYGRLERKLENNKVVYEWNEELNLEERAAVKLAIDVKQAKKPPQIVKLPVSLSVVGGVR; this is translated from the coding sequence GTGATCCTTATTTTCTCGCTTTCGGGTCTAGCTTTTGCAGACTACGAGTCTGAAATTCGCGATCTGAAAATGCAGAAGGAAAAGCTGAATTCTGAAATTCAAAATCTGAACACTCGAATCGCATCGACGGATTCGATGCTACGTGCAGATGCATCACATCGCCAGTTGCTTGAACAGCGCTACAAGGCCGATGTGGAACGCCGTAATCTGGAAATCGATAGCTTGAATGCTAAGATTCGCAAGGTGGCATCAAGCCTCCAGCAGGAGCGCAACAAACAGGCCCGCGCAAAGAACAAAAGCGATAACGTGGCCGCAAAACGCCGCGCCTTGCGCAGTGAACTTGCCAAAATTTGCAAACAACTCGAAACGCAAATTGCGCAGACGCTCCCATGGGAACGCGATAAGCGCCTTGACCGTGCAAAATCATTGACTCGTGAAATCGAAAGCGGAAACGTGACCGAAGAAGAAGCATTTTCTCGCATGAAGTCGCTCGTGAATGAAGAAATCAAGTTTGGCGATGAAGTTTCTGTAGTCAATAGCCCGCTCACTCGCAAAAATGGCGAAATTGTAAACGCAACGATTCTTCGCATAGGGAACCAGTGGATGGTCTATGTCGATGAAAACGGAGCCTCTTACGGTCGCCTGGAACGTAAGCTGGAAAACAATAAAGTTGTTTACGAATGGAATGAAGAATTGAATCTTGAGGAACGCGCTGCCGTGAAACTTGCCATTGACGTGAAACAGGCGAAAAAGCCACCTCAGATTGTAAAATTGCCTGTAAGTTTGTCTGTTGTGGGAGGCGTGAGATGA
- a CDS encoding TonB-dependent siderophore receptor, producing the protein MMVAFAAAHESIIFNGIVQDDSFEAHEKLNVEILETGEALQTTVGTPFSVVLPADTLWNICVTNSDTSGAEKEKCYELLYFGNDSSFSKTLGPDAVTVEETISNGGAGAIVSDAQAESKDSVKSSSDSSDVDVEKLLASGGTNSKVTELKKVVVQLRRRPKRKPGESVVSAKSIKRMPGLAEADVIKSIQALPGVVASSDFSSKIYVRGGAADQNLFLFDNAVVYSPVHFFGLFSTFLVEGIDDVQFYKSGFPAQYGNRLSSVLKMEGRAGGQDSVEEWFSKSSVKISTFAAQLHTEGHKGPARWVLAGRTTYIGYILDLCNAIGLLDLDLDYEFTDLQGTFMYDFSKDTRMKLSFYIGKDKLEFDPLYMDWGNVAIPLGIYHRIDGDWEYNATFAYSQFYQTMKVSDLMSIEMLLYTFAGKQWLNYRGIDKHTFTFGYELEYVYERYQEKMASIGVADIEEAFHHVAYAQDAWKISPDLLLQYGLRFNYQSAAEHFGIEPRASLTINLDDTKSLELYGGYYLQYMNSIVYTDQETLNEFYYPATTTTSGKHIKPASSWLFAAEYSQRDLFEGYDFTAGVYYKTQNNLNTFAMKSDTSDNSSKSLVLADNFGTADGYSFGYELSLRKDKGWWFGGINWSQSISVARANDGSKPYFPSWHQPYALKMDLGINWKGDEDALWQHKKKGRYFRSSLALKYSSGMPISEYKGYYLQQEIGSQKYSDEVVVLPGSRNAGRQTDYFRIDLKAIDIGREGKWNFSWTIINLTDHDNMFFTFYDTRKNPPKKTSISQFPFLPIMLNYEYYF; encoded by the coding sequence ATGATGGTTGCGTTTGCCGCAGCCCACGAAAGTATTATCTTCAATGGAATTGTTCAGGATGACTCGTTTGAAGCTCACGAAAAGCTGAATGTTGAAATTCTTGAAACGGGCGAGGCTTTGCAGACGACCGTGGGGACGCCTTTTAGCGTTGTTCTCCCTGCCGATACGCTTTGGAACATTTGCGTGACGAATTCGGATACTTCTGGTGCCGAGAAGGAAAAATGTTATGAACTCCTGTATTTCGGTAACGATAGCTCATTCAGCAAAACGCTTGGCCCCGACGCAGTCACGGTTGAAGAAACGATTTCGAACGGAGGTGCGGGTGCCATTGTGAGTGACGCGCAAGCGGAGTCGAAGGATTCAGTGAAGTCTTCGTCGGATTCCTCCGATGTTGATGTAGAAAAGCTTCTTGCTTCGGGCGGCACAAATTCCAAGGTGACCGAACTCAAAAAAGTCGTGGTGCAGTTGCGTCGTCGCCCCAAACGCAAGCCGGGTGAATCAGTCGTTTCCGCAAAGTCCATCAAGCGCATGCCGGGCCTTGCTGAAGCCGATGTCATCAAGAGCATTCAGGCGCTCCCGGGCGTTGTCGCAAGTTCCGATTTTAGTTCCAAGATTTATGTGCGCGGCGGCGCTGCCGACCAGAATCTCTTCTTGTTCGATAACGCTGTCGTTTATTCTCCAGTGCATTTCTTTGGACTTTTCAGCACGTTTCTCGTTGAAGGCATTGACGATGTACAGTTCTACAAGAGCGGGTTCCCGGCGCAGTATGGCAACCGCTTAAGCTCTGTGCTCAAAATGGAAGGTCGCGCGGGTGGCCAGGATTCTGTCGAAGAATGGTTTAGCAAGTCGAGTGTCAAAATCAGTACGTTTGCAGCACAGCTCCATACCGAAGGCCATAAAGGTCCAGCGCGTTGGGTGCTTGCAGGTCGTACAACTTACATCGGCTACATTCTCGACTTGTGCAATGCGATTGGCCTCTTGGATTTGGATCTGGATTATGAATTCACGGATTTGCAGGGAACGTTTATGTACGATTTCTCCAAAGATACGCGAATGAAACTCAGTTTTTATATTGGCAAGGATAAACTTGAATTCGACCCGCTTTATATGGACTGGGGCAATGTTGCCATTCCGCTTGGCATTTACCACCGCATTGATGGTGACTGGGAATACAATGCCACATTTGCCTATAGCCAGTTCTATCAGACGATGAAGGTGAGCGACTTGATGTCGATTGAAATGCTCCTTTACACGTTTGCAGGTAAGCAATGGCTGAATTATCGCGGTATCGATAAGCACACGTTTACGTTTGGCTACGAGTTGGAATACGTTTATGAACGTTATCAGGAAAAGATGGCGTCCATTGGTGTGGCCGATATCGAAGAGGCTTTCCACCATGTAGCCTATGCGCAGGATGCTTGGAAAATTTCGCCAGATTTGTTATTGCAATATGGTTTGCGTTTCAATTATCAATCGGCTGCGGAACATTTCGGCATTGAACCGCGTGCATCGCTAACGATTAATCTTGACGATACGAAATCTTTAGAACTTTATGGCGGCTATTATTTGCAGTACATGAATTCAATCGTCTATACCGATCAGGAAACGTTAAACGAATTCTATTACCCGGCAACGACAACGACGAGTGGCAAGCATATCAAGCCGGCTTCATCGTGGCTCTTTGCTGCGGAATATAGCCAACGCGATCTTTTTGAAGGTTATGATTTTACCGCAGGCGTTTATTATAAAACTCAAAATAACTTGAACACGTTTGCTATGAAATCAGACACGAGTGATAATTCTTCTAAGAGTCTTGTGCTGGCAGATAATTTTGGCACGGCGGATGGCTATTCTTTCGGTTATGAACTTTCGTTGCGTAAAGATAAAGGCTGGTGGTTTGGTGGAATCAACTGGAGCCAAAGTATAAGTGTTGCTCGAGCCAATGATGGATCCAAACCTTATTTCCCGAGTTGGCATCAGCCCTATGCGTTGAAGATGGATTTGGGCATTAACTGGAAAGGTGACGAAGATGCTTTATGGCAACACAAGAAAAAGGGTCGCTATTTCCGTTCATCGCTTGCTCTCAAGTATTCATCGGGCATGCCGATTAGCGAATACAAGGGATATTATTTGCAACAGGAAATCGGATCGCAAAAATATTCTGATGAAGTTGTCGTGCTACCAGGAAGCCGCAATGCGGGACGCCAGACGGATTATTTCAGAATTGACTTGAAAGCGATTGATATCGGTCGCGAAGGCAAGTGGAATTTCAGCTGGACAATTATCAACTTGACCGATCACGACAACATGTTCTTTACGTTCTACGATACGCGCAAGAACCCGCCGAAAAAGACTTCGATTTCTCAGTTCCCCTTTTTACCGATTATGCTGAATTATGAATACTACTTTTAG